In Anaerolineales bacterium, one DNA window encodes the following:
- a CDS encoding DNA-3-methyladenine glycosylase: MTLPRSFYNRPTLTVARELIGARLVRILDNVKLTGLITETEAYIGEEDLACHAKAGLTRRTAPMYGLPGHAYIYFTYGHHWMLNAVTEREGFPAAVLIRAIQPVEGIDVMAERRQGRDTFGPGKLTQAMGITKNENNVDLTEPTSLLRIETGIFTPDSSVTIDTRVGLNNTPEPWLSKPWRFLVKDHVIASPLRGSQ, translated from the coding sequence ATGACTTTACCCCGCTCCTTCTACAACCGCCCCACGTTGACCGTCGCCCGCGAACTGATCGGTGCGCGGCTGGTGCGGATTTTGGATAACGTAAAATTGACGGGATTAATCACCGAAACCGAGGCCTACATCGGCGAAGAAGACCTCGCCTGCCATGCAAAAGCGGGCTTGACCAGGCGCACCGCCCCCATGTATGGCCTGCCCGGGCACGCCTACATCTATTTCACGTACGGGCATCATTGGATGCTGAACGCGGTCACGGAGCGTGAGGGTTTCCCTGCAGCAGTGCTGATCCGTGCGATACAACCGGTGGAAGGAATTGACGTAATGGCGGAACGCCGTCAGGGGCGGGATACGTTCGGACCGGGCAAACTGACACAGGCCATGGGGATCACTAAAAACGAGAATAATGTCGATCTGACAGAACCAACCTCCCTGTTAAGAATCGAGACGGGAATTTTCACGCCGGATTCAAGCGTGACGATTGACACACGCGTGGGTTTAAACAATACGCCAGAGCCGTGGCTGTCCAAGCCGTGGCGTTTTTTGGTCAAAGACCATGTCATTGCTTCACCGCTTCGTGGCTCGCAATGA
- a CDS encoding cold-shock protein: protein MSDRITGTVKWFNGDKGFGFIEREGGADVFVHFSAIQGDGFRNLQEGQKVEFTVEKGPKGPQATNVTVLS from the coding sequence ATGTCTGATCGTATAACTGGTACAGTCAAGTGGTTCAATGGTGACAAGGGCTTCGGCTTCATCGAGCGCGAAGGCGGCGCGGACGTGTTCGTCCATTTCTCCGCCATTCAGGGTGACGGTTTCCGTAACCTGCAAGAAGGCCAGAAGGTCGAATTCACCGTCGAAAAGGGACCGAAGGGTCCACAAGCCACGAACGTAACTGTTCTGAGCTAG
- a CDS encoding enoyl-ACP reductase, with amino-acid sequence MGLLDGKNALIFGLANERSIAWGITQAFKREGANLGISYAGEMLEKRVKPLAAQVDCKWVEECDVTRDDQIASVAEKAAKHFGKIDVLVHSIAFAGRDELSKPYHETSREGFKTAMDISVFSFIALTNAFLPILNPNASVMCLTYYGSVKVAPHYNVMGVAKAALESSTRYLAYDLGPRKIRVNAISAGPIRTLAAAGVGGFRDMYKHFADMSPMRENVTIEDVGNSAVFLASDLSRRITGEVLYVDSGFNTVGVQMSGKEEKSG; translated from the coding sequence ATGGGTTTACTTGATGGCAAGAATGCTTTAATTTTTGGTCTGGCAAACGAACGTTCGATCGCGTGGGGAATCACGCAGGCGTTTAAACGCGAAGGTGCAAATCTGGGAATCAGTTACGCGGGCGAGATGCTTGAAAAGCGTGTGAAGCCGCTCGCCGCGCAGGTGGACTGCAAATGGGTCGAAGAATGTGACGTGACCAGGGATGACCAGATAGCGTCGGTGGCGGAAAAAGCCGCCAAACATTTTGGGAAGATCGATGTTTTGGTGCATTCGATCGCCTTCGCAGGACGCGACGAATTGAGCAAACCCTATCACGAAACCAGCCGCGAGGGATTCAAGACCGCGATGGATATCAGCGTGTTTTCCTTTATCGCTTTGACGAATGCGTTTTTGCCGATCCTGAACCCCAATGCTTCGGTGATGTGCCTGACCTATTACGGCTCGGTGAAGGTCGCGCCGCATTACAACGTGATGGGTGTGGCAAAAGCCGCGTTGGAATCATCCACAAGATATCTGGCGTATGACCTGGGGCCACGGAAGATTCGCGTAAACGCCATCTCGGCAGGACCGATCCGCACGCTGGCCGCGGCCGGCGTGGGCGGCTTTCGTGACATGTACAAGCACTTTGCAGACATGTCCCCCATGCGCGAGAACGTGACGATTGAGGATGTGGGCAACTCGGCCGTATTCCTTGCCTCCGACCTTTCCAGGCGCATCACAGGCGAAGTACTGTATGTGGACTCGGGCTTCAATACCGTCGGTGTGCAGATGAGCGGGAAGGAAGAAAAATCCGGGTAA
- a CDS encoding NAD-dependent epimerase/dehydratase family protein, translating to MNFLITGAAGFLGSSLANHLAREGHQVRGLDDLSTGDPKVLAPDVHFTRGDVSDRPKLWTLLQDVDVVYHLAARVSVQESILYPRDYNDVNVGGTVALMEAMRDVGVKRVVLASSGAVYGDLGDSTLIESATPNPRSPYAVSKLSAEYYVRTIGNLWNIETVSLRIFNAYGPGQHLPPSHPPVVPHYLRQSLRGGTLVAHGDGAQTRDYVYVDDVVSAMVAASTAPNVNGLVINVGSGVETSIKDLIRIVLEVTGSKANVVYNSQTSGGVSHMRADPNLAKEKLRFTPSIKLEEGLRLTLQRDPRFK from the coding sequence ATGAACTTTCTGATCACCGGAGCCGCGGGATTCCTCGGCTCTTCTCTTGCCAACCACCTCGCCCGCGAGGGACATCAAGTCCGCGGACTGGACGACCTCTCCACCGGCGACCCCAAGGTGCTCGCGCCGGATGTCCACTTTACGCGCGGGGATGTCAGCGACCGCCCCAAACTGTGGACTCTGCTCCAGGATGTGGATGTGGTCTATCACCTTGCGGCCCGCGTTTCGGTGCAGGAATCCATTTTGTATCCGCGGGACTATAACGATGTCAACGTCGGCGGGACGGTTGCCCTGATGGAAGCCATGCGTGACGTGGGAGTCAAACGCGTCGTTCTGGCCTCGTCCGGAGCTGTATACGGCGACCTGGGCGACTCTACACTGATAGAATCTGCCACACCAAATCCGCGCTCCCCCTATGCCGTCTCCAAACTTTCGGCGGAGTATTACGTCCGTACGATCGGCAATTTGTGGAATATTGAAACCGTCAGCCTGCGCATCTTCAACGCCTATGGACCCGGTCAACACCTGCCGCCATCCCATCCGCCCGTAGTCCCGCATTACCTTCGCCAGTCCCTGCGCGGCGGGACACTGGTCGCTCACGGAGATGGAGCCCAGACCCGCGATTACGTCTATGTGGATGACGTGGTCAGCGCAATGGTGGCGGCGTCCACGGCACCCAACGTGAACGGTTTGGTCATCAATGTCGGCTCGGGAGTGGAGACATCCATCAAGGATTTAATCCGTATCGTGTTGGAAGTGACGGGCAGTAAAGCCAACGTGGTCTACAATTCCCAGACCTCCGGCGGTGTCTCCCACATGAGGGCGGATCCGAATCTTGCAAAGGAAAAACTGCGGTTTACGCCTTCAATTAAGCTCGAAGAAGGATTGAGATTGACCCTTCAGCGGGATCCCAGATTCAAATGA
- a CDS encoding polymer-forming cytoskeletal protein produces the protein MFKRSATPTDSPQPVQAVERITSVLGSGVIWHGSINGSGGVRIEGAFEGEIALRGMLVVGETGRVTCQNVRANAVIVAGAVRGNITTQKLEIRASGRVWGDVVTTAFVTEEGAFLRGQIRMEETVELDLEPAPESTPSEAAQAESIAQVPIQVPEPAPTVKKTKVVRKKKAES, from the coding sequence ATGTTCAAACGCAGCGCAACTCCCACGGATTCCCCGCAGCCCGTCCAGGCCGTGGAACGCATCACCTCGGTGCTTGGCTCAGGTGTCATCTGGCACGGCAGTATTAACGGCTCGGGCGGTGTCCGCATCGAAGGTGCGTTCGAGGGTGAGATCGCCCTGCGCGGGATGTTGGTCGTCGGCGAGACCGGGCGCGTCACCTGCCAGAACGTGCGCGCCAATGCCGTCATCGTCGCCGGCGCGGTGCGCGGCAACATCACCACCCAAAAACTGGAAATCCGCGCTTCCGGGCGCGTATGGGGTGACGTGGTCACCACCGCCTTTGTGACCGAGGAAGGCGCCTTCCTGCGCGGACAGATCCGTATGGAGGAAACGGTCGAGCTGGACCTCGAGCCGGCTCCTGAATCCACGCCTTCGGAAGCCGCCCAGGCAGAGTCCATTGCGCAGGTGCCGATCCAGGTGCCTGAGCCTGCCCCAACAGTCAAGAAGACGAAGGTTGTGCGGAAGAAGAAAGCCGAATCCTGA
- a CDS encoding YbaK/EbsC family protein, with the protein MKYTDLKIQTQREFPNNARTAGFGWLVRAGYLTRENELLPLGEQALAKVRELSIDPAFLFHLSLPVMYNETDIYFPLSSGNMQIAHCDSCKYTERLELAQFKKTPFSKEGELPLEKVLTPDCHTIEALANFLDIPKEKTAKALMYTRAADNKFVFVVVRGDMTLSEAKLRKAVGDVKLADEVSIRRSGAEAGFASPIGLKDILIVVDTLIPHSPNLVAGANEAEYHLKNTNHGRDYTAGIVADLVQAQEGDKCVKCGKPLSILPAINLAGGGGVDFENILLALAETHHDDKGLSLPLSASPFDVYLMHLTGKTVNTLEKAEEIYIALQNAGISALFDERDERAGVKFNDADLIGCPLRITVGEKGLKDGLIELKLRTAAGGSALPLEKILNLKSISELL; encoded by the coding sequence ATGAAATATACAGACCTGAAAATTCAAACCCAGCGTGAATTCCCCAACAATGCGCGGACTGCAGGCTTCGGCTGGCTTGTCCGCGCGGGATATTTGACCCGCGAAAACGAACTCCTGCCGCTTGGCGAACAGGCCCTTGCAAAAGTGCGGGAACTTTCCATCGACCCGGCCTTCCTCTTTCACCTTTCCCTGCCGGTCATGTACAATGAAACCGACATCTACTTTCCGCTCTCCAGCGGGAACATGCAAATCGCTCATTGCGATTCCTGCAAATACACCGAACGACTCGAACTTGCCCAATTCAAAAAGACTCCCTTTTCAAAGGAAGGTGAACTTCCACTCGAAAAGGTGCTGACTCCCGATTGTCATACCATCGAAGCGCTTGCGAATTTTCTGGATATCCCAAAAGAGAAAACCGCCAAGGCATTGATGTATACCCGCGCGGCTGACAACAAATTCGTCTTCGTTGTGGTGCGCGGAGATATGACCCTGAGCGAGGCGAAGCTGCGCAAGGCCGTCGGGGATGTAAAACTTGCGGATGAAGTATCAATTCGAAGGTCGGGCGCGGAGGCGGGCTTCGCATCCCCAATCGGGTTGAAAGATATACTGATCGTTGTGGATACTCTCATCCCGCACTCGCCCAACCTCGTCGCAGGTGCAAACGAGGCGGAATACCACCTCAAAAACACAAACCACGGACGCGATTACACAGCCGGGATCGTTGCGGATCTGGTGCAGGCGCAGGAAGGCGACAAGTGCGTGAAATGCGGCAAACCACTTTCCATCCTGCCTGCCATCAACCTGGCTGGCGGCGGGGGGGTGGATTTCGAAAACATTCTGCTTGCCCTCGCGGAGACGCATCACGATGACAAGGGCTTGAGCCTGCCCCTTTCCGCTTCGCCCTTCGACGTGTACCTGATGCACCTGACGGGCAAGACGGTCAACACGTTGGAAAAAGCGGAGGAGATCTATATTGCCCTGCAGAATGCGGGAATTTCCGCCCTGTTCGATGAACGCGACGAACGCGCAGGGGTCAAATTCAACGACGCGGATTTGATCGGCTGTCCGCTGCGGATCACGGTTGGGGAAAAGGGGCTAAAGGACGGACTGATAGAATTGAAACTCCGCACAGCGGCGGGCGGAAGCGCCCTGCCGTTGGAGAAAATCCTGAACCTGAAATCCATATCGGAACTCCTGTAA